The Struthio camelus isolate bStrCam1 chromosome 5, bStrCam1.hap1, whole genome shotgun sequence genome has a segment encoding these proteins:
- the MBIP gene encoding MAP3K12-binding inhibitory protein 1 isoform X2, with amino-acid sequence MHSYLILKLNLGDDIVKVVIDWSKLQSTSALQPALLFSALQQHVLCLQPLLEKLQSLIKEENTDHVEPAGKTEGQTRETSFDVYDGNSQTEEKYAGYDSGDLKDTHINFDPEVVQIKAGKAEIDRRISAFIERKQAEINENNVREFCNVIDCNQENSCARTDAIFTPYPGFKSHIKVSRVVNTYGPQTRSEGAHGSNHKANVPIHDCGNQAIEERLQNIEAHLRLQTGGPVPRDIYQRIKKLEDKILELEGLSPEYFQSVSCSGKRRKVQPPHQNYSLAELDEKISAIKQALLRKTKESKSKEAERLLR; translated from the exons ATGCACAGTTATTTAATTCTTAAG CTTAACCTTGGAGACGATATCGTGAAAGTTGTAATCGATTGGAGCAAGCTTCAAAGTACATCGGCACTTCAGCCAGCATTGCTCTTTAGTGCACTTCAGCAGCATGTTTTATGTTTGCAG CCTCTTTTAGAAAAACTCCAGTCATTgattaaagaggaaaatacagaCCATGTTGAACCTGCAGGTAAAACAGAAGGCCAAACTCGTGAAACAAGTTTTGATGTTTATGATGGTAACTCTCAGACTGAAGAAAAGTATGCAGGTTATGACTCGGGAGATCTGAAGGATACTCATATTAATTTTGATCCAGAGGTGGTCCAAATAAAAgctggaaaagcagaa ATTGACAGGCGGATATCAGCCTTCATCGAGAGGAAACAAGCTGAGATCAATGAAAATAATGTCAGGGAATTTTGCAATGTTATTGATTGTAATCAAG AAAATAGTTGTGCCAGAACAGATGCAATTTTCACACCTTATCCTGGATTTAAAAGTCATATAAAGG TTTCTAGGGTAGTAAATACATATGGGCCTCAGACGAGATCTGAAGGAGCACATGGATCCAATCACAAAGCCAACGTACCCATTCATGATTGTGGAAACCAAGCCATCGAGGAAAGATTACAAAACATTGAAGCACACCTGCGATTACAAACAG GTGGTCCTGTACCAAGAGACATTTATCAGAGAATTAAGAAGCTTGAAGATAAAATCCTTGAGCTGGAAGGACTGTCCCCTGAATATTTTCAGTCTGTG AGCTGTTCTGGCAAGAGGAGAAAGGTCCAACCTCCCCAT caAAACTATTCACTGGCTGAACTTGATGAAAAGATCAGTGCTATTAAACAGGCATTACTGAGGAAAACGAAAGAAAGCAAGTCCAAGGAGGCTGAGCGGCTTCTTcgataa